Part of the Tepiditoga spiralis genome, AGTAGTAGAAGACTTAAATGAAGCAGAATTAAGATTAAAATTTATATCTCCAATGAACGCAAAAAGAGTTAATGCAAAAACTCCTTGTTCAAGAATCGGGGAATGTATAGACTGTGAGTCACATGATAGAATTTGTATTCATAAAACAATTTTAGAAACAGGGGTAAGACAACCAGGAAGGTTTAAAATAATATTAGTTGCAGAAAAATTAGGCTTTTAGTTTGGAGGTGTATTATGTTTAAAATAATGTTAAAAGGAAAAATTCATAGAGCTATAGTAAATGAAAAAAATATAAATTACGAGGGAAGTATAACAATAGATCCAGAGTTAATGGAACTTGCTGGAATGGAAGAATTTGAAAAGGTTCAAATTGTAGATATAAATAATGGGAAACGCTTTGAAACTTATATCATAAAAGGTGAATATGGAAAAAGAGAAATAGGTTTAAATGGTGCCGCAGCAAGAATGTGTGAACTTGGAGATCAAGTAATAATAATGTCATATGCTCTATATGAAAAAAACGAAGTACCAAATCCAAAAATAGTAGTTGTAGATAACAACAACAATCCAAAAACAACAAAAAATTCAGAAACACCTAATACTTTTTGCTAAAATTTAAAACAAAAAAGGATATTATCCTTTTTTGTTTTTTTTATCTATTGAATAAACATAAGCAAGAATTTCTGCAGCTATTTTATACATTTCAGGTGGAATTTCAACATTTATATCAACCCCATAAAATTCTTCTGCCGCATATTCATCTTCTATTATTGGAATCTTCTCCTCTTTCGCAACGCTTATTATTTTATCTGCTATTTCTCCAACGCCTTTAGCAATAACTTCTGGAGCGGTATCTTTACCTTTTTTATATCTTAAAGCCACAGCTTTTTTTTTCATTATTCACCTCTTATATTTAATACTGTTATTTCAGGAAAAGTCAAAAATCTTGCATGATACCATGAACCTAAACCTGTGTTCACATAGAGTTTAGTATTTTCAATTTTATACATACTTTTTATATAATAATTCCCCATATATTCTCTTAAAATAAAATTGGTAACAAAAGGAATTGTAACTTGTCCACCATGTGTATGACCAGAAAAAATTATATCTGCATATTTCAATACTTTCTTATTTTTAAAAACATTTGAAGGAATATGGGTCAAATATATATTAAAAGCATTTTTATCATATTCAAAATTTTTCAATGGATAATACATTGGTAATCCTGTTATTAAAAATTTATTTTTCTTTATGTATATTTCTTTTGTTATTCCATCCACAATAGATATATTTGTTCCATTATAAGCAGAATTCAATTTTTTGATATCATAATAATCCCAATTTCCATAAATTGCATAAACTGGTGCTATTTTATTTAGTTTTAAAAAAAATTTATGTATTGAATTTTCATCAGAGCTTTTTTTCAAAGTATCACCAGTGTATAAAATTATGTCAGGTTTTATTTTTTTTATCTTATTTAAAACAATATCATGAAAAAAATAATAATTAGTAATATGTAAATCGCTTATATCAACAATTTTTATATTTTCTTTAATATCTTTTTTTATAAAATTTATATTCTTTTTTACAACAATCAATGATGGCTCAATAAAAAAAACATAAAATACAATTAAAAAAAGAAATAATAAAATTTTTTTCATGTAAAAACCTCCAATTTTAGCTAAAATATTTGTCTTATCATAAATATTGTATATTCTTCTTTTAAATTATACAATAGTTTTATTTTTTAATTTACGTTAATTATGGTAAAATTATTATGAAGAAAGGTTAATTCTTTAAAAACAAAAGGGGGATGATTAAAATGGAGAACATTGTAAATGTTAATATTAATGGTGAATCAATCGCAATTTCAACACAAACACCCTTTCCACTAATGCTTTCAGAATATCTTTATGAAGGTGATTTTGACTTAATGATGGCAGATTTAAATAATAAAAAAGAATTTATAGAAGAATGCAAAAAAGTAAAATTTTTAATGGATAATCTTCCAGGATTAACTTCAAGTTTTATAACCACACCTTTTATCTTCAATAATTTCATTACTTATTTTGATGAATTTAATATAAAAGCTACTGATTTAAATCATGTTTCACTAAATGGCTTATTTGATATAGTACTCGATAGAGCCGATAGAAAAGATTTTGATTTAGTAAAAAAAATTATAGAATTCATGCTTAAAATAGATAAAAATTTTGCTCCAGCATATGAATTATATGGTTCTATATTAATAGAAGAGGGTGATTTTAATAAAGGTACAGAATATTTAGAAACATCTATAAAATTAGAACCTTGGAATGTAGCTGCATTATCAGAACTTGGTGAAACTTATTTTAATCTTGGCGAATATGATAATGCTGCCAAAATTTGGAAAAAAGAAATTAATTTATCTCCAGATAATTATGTAACTTATTTTATGTTAACCGATGCTTATATAGAAGCAAAGAAATTGACTAAAGCTGCACATGTTTTAGAAAAATTTTTAAATAGATTTCCAAAAAGTATTCTTGGAAAGTATGAACTTTCTGGACTTTATGAAAAACTTTCAAGAACACTTGAAGCAAGTGAATTAAAAGATGAAATTATGAAATCAGTACCTGTTTATTCAAGCGATATAGAAGTTTGGACAAAAATAATGTTTGAAAAAAATCAGTTTAAAAAAGTACAAGAATTTTTAGAAAAATATATTGAAAATAAAAAAGATCATGATCATTTTAAGTTATTATTAGTAGTTCCATACATAAAAAGTGGTAAAGTTGAAGAAGCAAAGAAAATTTATGATGAAATGAAAAATAAATATAAATGGTATTTGTATGGATTAAAAGAAATAATGGAAAAATATATCGATAAAAATTTATTGGAGGAAATGGAAACAAAATGAAAAAACTTTTATTAAATAAATTTATGTGGTGCCTTATTGGCACCACTATTTTTATAAACATCATTTTAACCTTAAATAACAAATGGTATGATATAATTGTATTAAATTCACTCTTATTTGCTGGTATTTATGATTTTTTTAAATTTATTATACCTGATACAACTATCTTAATAATTATAGGAGTATCAATTTTTAATTTTAATTTTTTATCTTTTATTTCATCAATAATTATGTTTTTTATAACCTTTTATTTTTGGAAAAATAAAAAAATGGGATTTGGTGATGTAAAATTATTAACTGCTATCTCATTATTTTATGGAAATAATTCATTTATAATTTTAATTCTTAGCATAATATCTGTCTTTATTATTAATATCAAAGAAAAAGAAAAAAAAGTTCCTTTTGGTTTTTATATTTTTATAGGAAGTATTATATTTTATCTTTACGAGGTGATAAAGTGTTTTTTTATAAAGTAATTGGTTCTTTTTTTGAAATTCCTGGTATTTTTGTCTTATTATGTATATTAATGTTTATATATTATTTAAAAAAAGAAAAAAAAATCAGAAAATTTTTATTATTTATTACACTAATAATATATATAATTTCATCTGGCTGGTTTTCAAAGATATTTATACCCATACTAGAAAATCAATATTCTCCATTTATATTTGAAGGAAAAAGTTTTGAAAATGAAAAAGGTTTAATAGTAATTTTAGGTGGTGGAGTTATTTCTAATACACCTAATAATAATCTTGGGGAGCTTTCTGATTCTTCTATGCAAAGAGTATATAATGGTTATTTAATGTATAAAAATCTAAACTTTCCAATAATAGTTACAGGAGGTACTCTTGATAAAACAGATAATATTCCTGAGGCTTTTAAAATGAAAGAAGTATTACTAAAAATGGGTGTAAAACCATCTGATGTTTATCTTGAAACTAGTGCAAGAAATACCTATGAAAATGCTAAATTTACATCAGAAATTGCAAAAAAATTAAATAAAGAAAAAATTTATCTTGTAACTTCAGCTATTCACATGAAAAGATCATATGAAATATTTAAAAAATATATAAATAAAAATACTAAATTAATTCCAGTTCCTGTAAATTATTTAGTTTCAAGAACATCAATAAATTGGTATGATTTTTTACCCAAAATAGATTCTTTAAAAGCTACTTCTTATGCATTTCATGAATTATTAGGTATTTTATTTGAAAAAATCTTTAGTTAATCACATTATTGACTTTTAAATAATTATATGTTATAATGAAGTTTAGTTTTAATTTCGGAGCGTGGCGCAGGTTGGTAGCGTGCTTGCATGGGGCGCAAGAGGGCGCTGGTTCGAGTCCAGTCGCTCCGACCAATATCAGAGAGAATTTTTTAGTTCTCTCTTTTTTTATGAGGTGACTTTATGAAAAAATTTTGTTTGATTCAATATCCACCAAAAGATTCCATGTCAAAAATAATTTTTAGTAATTATTTTAATAAACATAAATTACCATATATATATGAAGATATATCTATTCCTAAAAATTTATTTGAAAAAAATATAAATAAAATATTATTAACTTATGATGGAATAAACATAACTATTCCATACAAAGAAAAAATTATAAAATTTATTAAAATTAATGATAGCGCAAAAAAAATAGGAGCCGTTAATTGTATATATAAAAATATAGGATATAATACAGATTATTTAGGATTTATAAATTCTTTAAATAATTTAAATATGCCTAAAAATATAACATTGATAGGAGCTGGAGGTGTATCTAGAGCAATAATATTTGGACTATATAAAATCGGTGTTAAAAAAATCACTTTAATAAATAGAACTATTGAAAAAGCATTTAATTTAAAAAAAATTTTTAATTATATAGATATAGATGTAATGCCCTTAACTTCTTTAAATAAAATAATTAAAAAAACTGATTTTTTAATAAATGCAACTTCAATTGGAATGCAAGGAGAAACATTTAATTTAAAAAATAATTCAATAAAAATTTTTTACGATACAATTTATTATGAAACACCTCTACAAAAATTTTTTAAAAATCAAAACACTACAGTTATTAATGGTAAAAAAATGTGGTTTTATCAAGCTATTGAAAATTTAAAACTTTGGAATATATATGAAAAATCATTCTTTGACTTTTTTGATACATTATAATAACTTATTTTAATCTAAAGAAAATCTTTAATTAACTAAAAATAATATATAATGAGATGATCAATCTTAATTTTTTAAACAGTAACTGGAGGATATTTAATGATAAAAAAAATTAATATCATATTTTATATTTTAATTATATTATTTTTTATATTTTTTGAATTTTTAAATAAGCAAAATAGTTATATTTTATTTATTACTTCCCTAATTATGACTATTACAACTTTTTTATCTTTTTTTTATATTTATATCTTAACAAAAAAAATAAATAATAAAAATAAAAATTTAGAATTAAAAAATTTAAACAAAAAATTAAATGCTTCATTTTTAAAAATTAATAACCTTTCAAAAAAATTAAAACAATTAACTGAATTAACTCGAGATTTGGGAAATAATAATATGGAATTAGATGATTTTTGTAATGAACTTTTAGAAACAGCTCATAATTTTATTCCACAATCTAATTATGGATCAATTTCATTAATAAAAAATGGAGAATGGAACTTTATTTCTACAATAGGACACAATATAAACTTATTAAAAACTTTAAAATTTAATGTTTATGAAATTAATCCAAAAGAAGGTATTCAAATTATTAACATTAATAAGAGAAATAAAAATTTAAAAAAAGAAATAAAAGAAAAATTATTTTTAGCTACACAACCAACAAAAGAAACTCTTGCATCTTATATAAAATTAAATGAAACCTTAGCCTTGAATATATCATTAGATATTTCAAAAGAAAATAAATTAAATTTTGATGATACTTCAATAGAGTTAATGGAATCTTTTTCAAATATAACTAAATCATTTTTTAATCAAAAACTATCTCACGATAATATAAAAGAAGCTTATTATGAGTTTGCAAATAAACTTGCAATAATTTCGGAAGGATATGATGAAGATACTGGTAACCATGTAAAAAGAGTTAGTATTTTATCTGGATTCATAGCAGAAAAAATTGGACTAAATAGCAAAAAAGTAAATGATATCAAAAAATTTGCACAATTACATGATATAGGAAAAATATTTACACCAAAGGAAATATTGAATAAAAAAACATCTTTAACCCCTCAAGAATGGGAAGAATTAAAAAAACATACTATAAATTCAAAAAAACTTTTAAATGGCAAATATTTTAAAACAGCTTTAAACATAGCACTTTATCATCATGAAAAATATGATGGAACTGGATATCCATTTGGAC contains:
- the panD gene encoding aspartate 1-decarboxylase, yielding MFKIMLKGKIHRAIVNEKNINYEGSITIDPELMELAGMEEFEKVQIVDINNGKRFETYIIKGEYGKREIGLNGAAARMCELGDQVIIMSYALYEKNEVPNPKIVVVDNNNNPKTTKNSETPNTFC
- a CDS encoding EscU/YscU/HrcU family type III secretion system export apparatus switch protein; this translates as MKKKAVALRYKKGKDTAPEVIAKGVGEIADKIISVAKEEKIPIIEDEYAAEEFYGVDINVEIPPEMYKIAAEILAYVYSIDKKNKKG
- a CDS encoding metallophosphoesterase, giving the protein MKKILLFLFLIVFYVFFIEPSLIVVKKNINFIKKDIKENIKIVDISDLHITNYYFFHDIVLNKIKKIKPDIILYTGDTLKKSSDENSIHKFFLKLNKIAPVYAIYGNWDYYDIKKLNSAYNGTNISIVDGITKEIYIKKNKFLITGLPMYYPLKNFEYDKNAFNIYLTHIPSNVFKNKKVLKYADIIFSGHTHGGQVTIPFVTNFILREYMGNYYIKSMYKIENTKLYVNTGLGSWYHARFLTFPEITVLNIRGE
- a CDS encoding tetratricopeptide repeat protein; translation: MENIVNVNINGESIAISTQTPFPLMLSEYLYEGDFDLMMADLNNKKEFIEECKKVKFLMDNLPGLTSSFITTPFIFNNFITYFDEFNIKATDLNHVSLNGLFDIVLDRADRKDFDLVKKIIEFMLKIDKNFAPAYELYGSILIEEGDFNKGTEYLETSIKLEPWNVAALSELGETYFNLGEYDNAAKIWKKEINLSPDNYVTYFMLTDAYIEAKKLTKAAHVLEKFLNRFPKSILGKYELSGLYEKLSRTLEASELKDEIMKSVPVYSSDIEVWTKIMFEKNQFKKVQEFLEKYIENKKDHDHFKLLLVVPYIKSGKVEEAKKIYDEMKNKYKWYLYGLKEIMEKYIDKNLLEEMETK
- a CDS encoding prepilin peptidase; this encodes MKKLLLNKFMWCLIGTTIFINIILTLNNKWYDIIVLNSLLFAGIYDFFKFIIPDTTILIIIGVSIFNFNFLSFISSIIMFFITFYFWKNKKMGFGDVKLLTAISLFYGNNSFIILILSIISVFIINIKEKEKKVPFGFYIFIGSIIFYLYEVIKCFFIK
- a CDS encoding YdcF family protein — protein: MFFYKVIGSFFEIPGIFVLLCILMFIYYLKKEKKIRKFLLFITLIIYIISSGWFSKIFIPILENQYSPFIFEGKSFENEKGLIVILGGGVISNTPNNNLGELSDSSMQRVYNGYLMYKNLNFPIIVTGGTLDKTDNIPEAFKMKEVLLKMGVKPSDVYLETSARNTYENAKFTSEIAKKLNKEKIYLVTSAIHMKRSYEIFKKYINKNTKLIPVPVNYLVSRTSINWYDFLPKIDSLKATSYAFHELLGILFEKIFS
- a CDS encoding shikimate dehydrogenase family protein — translated: MKKFCLIQYPPKDSMSKIIFSNYFNKHKLPYIYEDISIPKNLFEKNINKILLTYDGINITIPYKEKIIKFIKINDSAKKIGAVNCIYKNIGYNTDYLGFINSLNNLNMPKNITLIGAGGVSRAIIFGLYKIGVKKITLINRTIEKAFNLKKIFNYIDIDVMPLTSLNKIIKKTDFLINATSIGMQGETFNLKNNSIKIFYDTIYYETPLQKFFKNQNTTVINGKKMWFYQAIENLKLWNIYEKSFFDFFDTL
- a CDS encoding HD-GYP domain-containing protein gives rise to the protein MIKKINIIFYILIILFFIFFEFLNKQNSYILFITSLIMTITTFLSFFYIYILTKKINNKNKNLELKNLNKKLNASFLKINNLSKKLKQLTELTRDLGNNNMELDDFCNELLETAHNFIPQSNYGSISLIKNGEWNFISTIGHNINLLKTLKFNVYEINPKEGIQIININKRNKNLKKEIKEKLFLATQPTKETLASYIKLNETLALNISLDISKENKLNFDDTSIELMESFSNITKSFFNQKLSHDNIKEAYYEFANKLAIISEGYDEDTGNHVKRVSILSGFIAEKIGLNSKKVNDIKKFAQLHDIGKIFTPKEILNKKTSLTPQEWEELKKHTINSKKLLNGKYFKTALNIALYHHEKYDGTGYPFGLSKNLIPIEAQIVGIVDVYDALRSKRSYKEAFDHNKVLNIILKGDGRTNPKHFNPVLLKIFTKYERKIEELYNELK